The proteins below are encoded in one region of Apium graveolens cultivar Ventura chromosome 4, ASM990537v1, whole genome shotgun sequence:
- the LOC141718934 gene encoding uncharacterized protein LOC141718934, which produces MASLTSLMSPWPFSMWGIDLIGELPKVRGGVKYAVVAVDYFTKWAEAEPLATITAKKLREFVHRAIEKLEEKKGTWPEELAQVLWSYNTTPRTTTGENPFSLVYGCEAMVPVEVGEGSFRRDNYDSQENEVNHRLYLDMIEETREDAQIRVAAYQQWIARHYNSKVRARTFKVGDLVLRRVMPNTKVVSH; this is translated from the exons ATGGCCTCTCtcacatccctcatgagcccTTGGCCCTTCTctatgtggggaattgatctgattGGGGAACTCCCGAAGGTTAGGGGAGGAGTCAAGTATGCAGTTGTTGCGGTAGACTACTtcactaagtgggcagaggcCGAGCCTCTAGCCACTATCACAGCAAAAAAGCTAAGGGAGTTTGTACACAGGGCTATT gaaaagcttgaagagaagaaaggGACATGGCCAGAAGAGCTTGCCCAGGTCCTATGGTCTTACAACACGACACCCCGAACTACAACTGGAGAGAACCCTTTCTCTTTGGTGTATGGGTGTGAAGCTATGGTGCCCGTTGAAGTGGGGGAAGGATCTTTTCGGAGGGACAACTATGACTCACAGGAAAATGAGGTCAATCATCGGCTTTATTTGGACATGATCGAAGAAACTCGGGAGGATGCTCAGATCAGGGTAGCAGCATATCAGCAGTGGATAGCTAGGCACTACAACAGTAAGGTTAGAGCCCGAACTTtcaaggtgggagatttggttcTGCGCCGGGTCATGCCAAACACCAAGGTGGTGAGTCACTGA